One Triticum dicoccoides isolate Atlit2015 ecotype Zavitan chromosome 3B, WEW_v2.0, whole genome shotgun sequence genomic window, GCGTCGCGAGGGAGGTTGGGAAGGAGCGGCAGGAGGTGGAGAAGTTCAGGAGGCATCGCTCTCCGGTGGCGTCGCCGGAGGCCGGCAGGAAGAGGGTTCACGGCGGCGTGCCGCCGTCGAGCGCACATGCGGCGGTCTCCCTTGTGGTTGTGCGATCCGGTCATGGTTAGGGTTAAGATGTAGGTGGGCTGCTGGCTTAGTGGGCTGGCTGGAAAACTAGGTGGCTGACGGATGGGCCCTTCCTCAAAACTAAAAGCCAACAAACATAGTTGACAACTTTTTGCCATATCAGCTTTTACAACGGGTCCGGGCTGTTCGAAATTGGATTAAATCATCCCAAACCGGTCATCAGTGTTTATTGAGAAAATTAGCAAGGAAAATGGTAGATTTCCGGGGCCCCTAAGAAACTTGGTAGCAAATTTGGATATGTACTTGATTGCAATTAACTCCACCAATTTCAGAAGGACTCAGTCGCTAGCATGGAATTCAGAGGGGAGTCTTGCTAGGTTTTATGTTGCAAATGGTAATGTAGAGGCCAACTACTCCAGTGGCAGCTAGGGTTTACAATCCGATTACAATCGATGCCTTGTCGAGGAGGGATCCAAGGCATTATATATAGCTATTACATTACTGAAAGGTGAAAAGAGAAGGGAAGATGACAGCGACTTGATTAAAAGGCGCCAGCAAGCTACTTAAATGCCGGCTATTGGATAGAGATCAGAGGTGGAGCCTGACGTATAGTCGTATCtatttttttttgaacatcagtgcagacataagcgctcatatacacgcgcgtacactcatccctatgaacgcacacacgcacatcctatcCCTATGAAcatctccgaaagactgagccggcatatcatcttgaacagGTAATTCAGAGTGGAACCTGACATATACGTAGTTGCATCTGCAGTTGGCTAGTTGTATTCTGCTACCTTtttagttttgtcatgtcggtccttaTGTGATTTGTACTTttatctttatgatatgaatgagacatgtattatcatgcaaaaaagaaagaaagatgcGTTGCGTCCCAAAGCCTGAACCCTCATCCGCTGATATCAAAGTTTGACCATCCAAGGGCCACCCAAGCCTGAACACCTTTTTTTTTTCTGATTCTGAAACCCAGAGTCTGAACCTGATCTGGTTGGCCTCAACACGGATGGTGATTATTGACTGATCATATTGATAAAGATCAGATCCGACGAAGAGATCATATCCCATTGTTTGACAATCAAAATCCGACGGCCAAAACATCTTTTTACTTAGGGTTTTAGCATCCACATACTTACCATATTAGATACGTACCGTTCTTATATATTGTCCCGTAGTCATCGGCCAGTCTTATTGCTAATTTACGCCAACGCTTGTAAACATCGTCAATGGGAGACCAGGATGAAGCGAGGCCAACCAAGAAGGCACGCGGGTCCTCGCCGCCGCCCGCCATGGGCTCCGCTAGCCTGACGGCGTTCGTGCTCCGCCTGGCTAAGAAGCTCGCTGAGGGTGACGACACCATGGACAGCAACATCGCCTTCTCGCCGCTGTCCCTCTACACCACCCTTGGTCTCGTGGCTGCCGGAGCCCGCGGCAAAACCCTGGATGAGCTCCTAGCCCTGCTCGGCGCCGCATCGGCTGACGAGGTCGCCAGATTCGTATGTGGCCTCGCCGCTGACCCGTCCGGCTCCGGTGGGCCGATCATCACCTACGCCTATGGTGTGTTTCACCAGAAACACATGCAGCTCACGCCGGACTTCCTCCACACCGCCACCGAGTCCTACAGCGCCGAAATACGCGCCGTCGACTTCGCTAAGGTAGCAATTGACTCAACTATTACATCGGTCCTAAAATTCTTGTTTTAGATTTGTCAGAcacgatatggatgtatctaacactagaaCGTGACTAAATACTTCCTTatccgtatctagaaaaatctaagacaaaaTTTTTGGGACCGAGGGAGTATTTTGATCGCCGTTTCACATTGGCAATGGTACAGGTCCTTCATTTACTCTTACAACGTGCATGTGTAGGAAGAGGTCAGGGAGGAGACCAGGAAGGAGATCAAcctgtgggcggcggcggcgacgaacaATCTCATCTCGGAGATCCTGCAGGAGGGTTCATTGACCAACCTCTCGAGGTTCGTGCTCACCAACGCCATCTACTTCAAGGGTACGTGGGAGACCCGCTTTCCCAAGAAGCTCACTGAAGACCGCGAATTCCACCGCCTTGACGGCGCTGACCCTGTGGAAGTCCCCTTCATGACCCAGCGAGGAGAATGCGAGCTCTTCGTCTCATACAACAAAGGCTTCAAGGTGCTCAAGCTCCCGTACAAGGCTGGTGACGATGCCATGTCACGGTACTCCATGTGCGTCTTCCTCCCGAACAAGGACGACGGGTTGCATGACATGGTCCGCACTCTGGAGGAGGTGGGCGGCTCCCTGCTCAACCACGTGCCAAAGCACCGTAGTAGCGTGAGGGAGATTCTGCTGCCCAAGTTCAAGCTTTCATTCTTCTGCGGTCTCTCCAAAGTCCTTCGAGGCCTAGGAGTCCGGGAGGCATTCAGCGAGGTGGCCGACCTGTCCGGTATCATGGAGAAGAGCATCTGCGACGTGCGCTTGGACGAGGTGTTCCACAAGGCCGTCGTCGAAGTGAACGAGGAAGGCACCGTGGCAGCTGCCTGCACTGCCGTCATTGGCCGCAAGAAGCAATGTGCAAGGAGATTGTTGGAGTTCATCGCCGACCACCCGTTCGCGTTTTATATCGTGGAGGAGGTGTCAGGGGCTGTGGTCTTTGCCGGTCATGTACTCGACCCTTCTAGCTCACAGTAATAATAACTAATAAGCAGGTAGTAATTTTATTCGAGCTCCTAGTTAAGTACTATTCTGCCTCAAACAACAATAGATAATCGCCAATAAACTAAACAATTCGACTATATATTTTCTGTTGTGAATTCACGGTTTATTTCGCCCCTTTGTATGGTTTTCTGTCATTATTAAAATATCGATGGTTATCCATCTCTGCATTTTGGTAAGCTCAACGTTGATACATCCTCCCATCATGACCTGATGGATGCATCCATAAATGAGTGTGGTGCTGAGAGATATCAGGGTTTTATTGCCGCAAGTAACATGATGATAGACTGGTGATGCAATAAGTGTGGTCATTGGTGCTCTCACTGTACGTTCTGTAGTGAATTGATTGTTACCTGGTTGGGTTGATGCAACACACGCTGATGAGAGCACTGATTCCACCCCGGTTGCGGCGTCATGTTTTCACTTTTCACCAGATCAATGTTTCAATCTTCTTGCGGAGTGACTTAGGGATTCCCTACAATTTAACCCATGTACTTTCAAGAGAACACTACAGCTTCTGCAAACCCCACGTCGATTTTCTTCAGGGTTAATCTCAACTCTTTGCTCTTAACATAGGCGAACGCTCTGTTTTGAGGGGTACAACACTGAGAAATCCATGATTGTATGTTGGACCATTTGCTAGTCCCATATGGTTCCTCTACAACTTGAGCTCAGCGTTGGACCATTTGCCAGTCCCATCTGGTTCCTCTACTAACTTCTTGAGCTCAGGGTTGGACCACTTGTCGGTCCCATTTGGTCCATCTTCTAAGTTCTTGAGCTCGGCCTCAGGCATCTCTGTCGTGAACCGAGGAGGGGCCACGTNNNNNNNNNNNNNNNNNNNNNNNNNNNNNNNNNNNNNNNNNNNNNNNNNNNNNNNNNNNNNNNNNNNNNNNNNNNNNNNNNNNNNNNNNNNNNNNNNNNNNNNNNNNNNNNNNNNNNNNNNNNNNNNNNNNNNNNNNNNNNNNNNNNNNNNNNNNNNNNNNNNNNNNNNNNNNNNNNNNNNNNNNNNNNNNNNNNNNNNNNNNNNNNNNNNNNNNNNNNNNNNNNNNNNNNNNNNNNNNNNNNNNNNNNNNNGGGGGTTGTAAACAATCTAGAAACACTTCTGATGAGGTTATCTCCCACCGGGTAGGCCCATGCCGACATAAAaaccctccaagggccaagccatcCCTGTCATGGGCCCCATTGATAAGTTGATTTAGGTCACCAAAAACCGTTGGGTTCCATGCACAACCTGAGGCCTCTCGGATGACACCCCTGTTGAACCTCGCGTTGATACACCGAAAAAGGATATGGTCGCAGGTTTCGTCTAGACGACACCTTACACATTTGCCGTCTCCTGGGCCATGTTGTTTAAGGACTTGGTTGCCACTAGGGATCCTGTTCCTGTTCCTGGGGACTTGCCAtaggatttttatttttatttttttcggaATTCTAGGTTTCCAAATGTCCATCATCTCGCATCGACACACTGATTTGAAAATCTCTTTATATAAGGATCTTGTGGAGAACTTTCCGTAGGGTTTGAGTTTCTCTACGACCATGTCAGTCTCAGATGATAGACGATAGCCTCACTCGGGCGATCTCATCCCGCAGTCGCTGCTATTCCTCCACCTCTAGCGGCCCCTACGACCAACAGAAGGAGGGATACCACCTATCTTCCACCCACATCTTCGCAATTCTAGCTCTGCGGTTGGCCGCAAGAATATCCTAGGATATCTGGCCCAAAGTGGTCCCTCACCCGCCCAATCGTCCAACCAAAATTGAATCAATTTCCCGTCGTTGACTTGGAATCTGGTACGAGCGAGGTGAGCGACCGCAGGGGCCTCCAAAATCGTGGGGCCTCCATTGAGAGAAAATCTGCTTCGTATACGATGAATCCTTCCGCTGACAGATCGCTAGAAAAACTAGAAAACTGACGTATGTTTGTTGACTAGATTTACGTGGTGTCAGGCGTCCGGGCTTCTAGTTATAGAGGCCCAAATAACATATACTTACAGATAAAAAAGAAGGTTAGAGGCCCATCGGAACACTGGATATAGATCGCTAGATTCCAGCGATTGCAGCCGAACTGACAGCAAACTGCCGTCTCGGTCTTGCCACCGGCGATCCGAGATTGACGAAGCACCAAACCCACGCCATACGCGCGGCCCTAGCAATCGTGCCGGCGCACAGTCACCTCCGATCCAAATCCAATCCATTGCTGATCGTCTTGCTGAGTGAAGATGCAACAGTATGGACTGCGGATCCGTTGGTTGCTTCAATCAGGATTGAGGAACACATCAGGCCAAACTACGGACTATGTTCTAATCTCCAATAGCAAGGTTCTTTTGTCAATTCATTTTCTTTGTATTTGAATGATCTAGTCATCTAGCGACCGATACTATTAGAAACTAATTAGATTATGTTTGATCAATGGTCACTTATAATTTGTTAGGTTTTGTTTCTGAATCTTCACCATGTCTACTAGAATTAGGAAGCATGAATATGGTTCTGAAAAGCGTAAGATACATGTGAAGATTTTATTTCAAGAAATACTATACAG contains:
- the LOC119282549 gene encoding putative serpin-Z6C, with amino-acid sequence MQLTPDFLHTATESYSAEIRAVDFAKEEVREETRKEINLWAAAATNNLISEILQEGSLTNLSRFVLTNAIYFKGTWETRFPKKLTEDREFHRLDGADPVEVPFMTQRGECELFVSYNKGFKVLKLPYKAGDDAMSRYSMCVFLPNKDDGLHDMVRTLEEVGGSLLNHVPKHRSSVREILLPKFKLSFFCGLSKVLRGLGVREAFSEVADLSGIMEKSICDVRLDEVFHKAVVEVNEEGTVAAACTAVIGRKKQCARRLLEFIADHPFAFYIVEEVSGAVVFAGHVLDPSSSQ